A window of the Halopseudomonas phragmitis genome harbors these coding sequences:
- the ubiA gene encoding 4-hydroxybenzoate octaprenyltransferase, with product MLGLLIKPLQRVHPRALDFIQLMRLDRPIGTYLLLWPTLWALWLAAEGVPSIKVLVIFVVGVILMRAAGCVINDYADRNFDGHVSRTRQRPLATGRISAREALILFAILTGLSGLLVLLTNALTIKLAFVGIALAAIYPFCKRFTFYPQVVLGAAFSWAIPMAFAAQAGELPIALWLVFIANLLWTVAYDTEYAMCDREDDLKIGVKSTAILFGEADRLIVGLLQGLTLICLLLVGSRFELGLYYHLGLVAMTLGFAWQQWLIREREPQACLRAFLANHWAGMLVFIGLALDYAMR from the coding sequence GTGCTAGGCCTGCTGATCAAACCCCTGCAGCGGGTACACCCCCGCGCCCTCGACTTCATTCAGTTGATGCGTCTGGATCGCCCGATCGGTACCTATCTACTGCTCTGGCCCACGCTTTGGGCGCTGTGGCTGGCCGCCGAAGGCGTGCCGAGCATCAAGGTGCTGGTAATCTTTGTGGTCGGCGTCATCCTGATGCGCGCCGCCGGCTGCGTGATCAACGATTACGCCGACCGCAATTTCGACGGCCACGTCAGCCGCACTCGCCAGCGCCCACTGGCCACTGGCCGGATCAGTGCCCGCGAAGCACTGATTTTGTTCGCCATCCTGACCGGCCTGAGTGGTCTGCTGGTACTGCTGACCAATGCCCTGACCATCAAGCTGGCATTCGTCGGCATCGCTCTGGCCGCCATCTATCCGTTCTGCAAACGCTTCACCTTCTACCCCCAAGTAGTGCTCGGCGCGGCCTTTTCCTGGGCCATTCCCATGGCGTTCGCCGCCCAGGCCGGAGAGTTGCCCATCGCCCTGTGGCTGGTATTTATCGCCAACCTGCTGTGGACCGTGGCCTACGATACCGAATACGCCATGTGCGACCGCGAAGATGACCTGAAGATCGGAGTCAAATCCACCGCAATCCTGTTCGGCGAGGCCGACCGCCTGATCGTTGGCCTGCTCCAGGGCCTGACCCTGATCTGCCTGCTGCTGGTTGGCAGCCGCTTCGAATTGGGGCTGTACTATCATCTGGGCCTGGTGGCCATGACCCTGGGCTTTGCCTGGCAGCAGTGGCTGATCCGCGAACGCGAGCCCCAGGCCTGCCTGCGCGCCTTCCTGGCCAATCACTGGGCCGGGATGCTGGTGTTTATCGGCCTGGCCCTGGATTACGCCATGCGCTGA
- a CDS encoding aminoacyl-tRNA deacylase and HDOD domain-containing protein: MNTVAATDGNASLPQLIEKLLQQQGVSYRMRQQRHAGPAAQQIQACLLSDNIGTVLILIPKDHLLDLKRMPELLGRELEPMRDAQLSHILAKHQLNQLPGLPILFSSPCVYEQSLLEHPRLWLDSGLEGWCLELEQADAKALVAKASGARFAVPLSSIAPLPSDPDQDHQDIHAAVQNFTALRMRQRLEETIEIPPLPETAQKVMKLRVDPDANIDDLTDVVETDPSLAAQVISWAASPFYAAPGKIRSVEDAIGRVLGFDLVINLAVGLALGKTFNLPKDAPERTTPYWEQAIYTAAVIEGLAKVMPRDKRPELGLNYLCGLLHNFGYLVLAYIFPPYFKMICRHLEANPHVPPHQIEQHVLGVTRDQIGSWLMRYWDMPDEIASAVRHQHEPDYRGDDHVYANLIYLSLALLRERGIGGGPLMAIPESLLERLGLERDQATTVVEKVLDARDALRVLVNQYQHTWRS, from the coding sequence ATGAATACCGTAGCCGCCACCGATGGTAATGCCAGCCTCCCCCAGTTGATCGAAAAACTGCTGCAGCAGCAGGGCGTAAGCTATCGGATGCGCCAGCAGCGCCATGCCGGCCCGGCGGCGCAGCAGATTCAGGCCTGCCTGCTGAGCGACAATATCGGCACTGTATTGATACTTATTCCCAAAGATCACCTACTTGACCTCAAGCGCATGCCTGAACTGCTCGGCCGCGAGCTTGAGCCCATGCGCGATGCCCAGCTCAGCCATATCCTGGCCAAGCATCAGCTCAATCAGCTACCTGGCCTGCCGATTCTGTTCAGCTCGCCCTGTGTCTACGAACAAAGCCTGCTCGAACATCCCCGGCTATGGCTCGACAGCGGCCTGGAGGGTTGGTGTCTGGAGCTTGAGCAGGCCGATGCCAAGGCGCTGGTCGCCAAGGCCAGTGGCGCCCGCTTTGCCGTCCCACTGAGCAGCATCGCGCCGCTGCCGAGCGACCCCGACCAGGATCATCAGGACATCCACGCCGCCGTGCAGAACTTCACCGCACTGCGCATGCGCCAACGGCTGGAAGAAACCATCGAAATCCCCCCGCTGCCGGAAACCGCACAGAAAGTCATGAAATTGCGGGTCGACCCCGACGCTAATATTGACGACCTGACCGATGTGGTCGAAACCGATCCCAGCCTGGCTGCTCAGGTCATCAGTTGGGCCGCCTCGCCATTCTACGCCGCGCCGGGCAAGATCCGTTCTGTCGAAGATGCCATCGGCCGGGTGCTGGGGTTCGATCTGGTGATCAATCTGGCCGTCGGCCTGGCATTGGGCAAAACCTTCAACCTGCCCAAGGACGCCCCGGAGCGCACAACGCCCTATTGGGAGCAGGCAATCTACACCGCCGCCGTGATCGAGGGCCTGGCCAAGGTCATGCCCCGTGACAAGCGCCCGGAGCTGGGGCTCAACTACCTGTGCGGGCTACTGCACAACTTCGGCTATCTGGTGCTGGCCTACATCTTCCCGCCCTATTTCAAGATGATCTGCCGACACCTGGAAGCCAACCCGCATGTGCCCCCGCACCAGATCGAGCAGCATGTGCTGGGAGTGACCCGCGACCAGATTGGCAGCTGGTTGATGCGCTACTGGGACATGCCTGATGAAATCGCCAGCGCCGTTCGCCACCAGCATGAACCTGACTACCGCGGTGATGATCACGTCTACGCCAACCTGATTTACCTGAGTCTGGCGCTATTGCGCGAACGAGGTATTGGCGGCGGGCCGCTGATGGCGATTCCCGAGTCGCTGCTTGAGCGTCTTGGTCTGGAGCGAGACCAGGCAACGACGGTGGTGGAAAAAGTGCTGGATGCGCGCGATGCGCTGCGGGTGCTGGTCAACCAGTATCAGCATACCTGGCGCAGTTGA
- a CDS encoding hydrogen peroxide-inducible genes activator, whose amino-acid sequence MTLTELRYIVTLAQEQHFGHAAERCHVSQPTLSVGVKKLEDELGVMIFERSKSAVRVTPIGQKIVTQAQKVLEEALAIRELASTGKNQLAAPLKVGAIYTIGPYLFPHLVPQLHRVAPEMPLYIEENFTHILRDKLRNGELDAIIIALPFNEPDVLTKPLYDEPFSLLIPSSHPWAKRDHVSLDELDDNKLLLLGEGHCFRDQVLEACPSIRKSEEQHKHTTVESSSLETIRHMVASGIGMTVLPMSAADDRYYSSDLLVTKQFQSPVPYRTVAIAWRASFPRPKAIEMLSDSIRLCSVSQPH is encoded by the coding sequence ATGACCCTGACCGAACTGCGTTACATCGTTACCCTGGCCCAGGAACAGCACTTTGGCCATGCGGCCGAACGTTGCCACGTGTCCCAGCCCACGCTGAGCGTCGGGGTGAAAAAACTGGAAGACGAGCTGGGCGTGATGATCTTCGAGCGCAGCAAAAGTGCCGTGCGGGTTACGCCGATCGGCCAGAAGATCGTCACCCAGGCGCAAAAAGTGCTGGAAGAGGCCCTGGCCATTCGCGAACTGGCCAGCACCGGCAAAAATCAGCTGGCGGCTCCACTCAAGGTCGGCGCCATCTACACCATCGGCCCCTACCTGTTCCCTCACCTGGTCCCGCAGTTGCACCGGGTGGCGCCGGAAATGCCGCTGTATATCGAAGAGAATTTCACCCATATCCTGCGCGACAAGCTACGCAACGGCGAACTCGACGCCATCATCATCGCGCTGCCGTTCAATGAGCCCGACGTATTGACCAAGCCGTTGTACGACGAGCCGTTCAGCCTGCTGATCCCGTCCAGCCACCCCTGGGCCAAGCGCGACCATGTCAGCCTGGATGAGCTCGACGACAACAAGCTGCTGCTGCTCGGCGAGGGTCACTGTTTCCGCGACCAGGTACTGGAAGCCTGCCCGAGCATCCGCAAGAGTGAAGAACAGCACAAGCACACCACGGTCGAGTCCAGCTCACTGGAAACCATTCGCCATATGGTCGCCTCCGGTATCGGCATGACCGTACTGCCGATGTCCGCCGCCGATGACCGCTACTACAGCTCTGATCTGCTGGTCACCAAGCAGTTCCAGAGCCCTGTGCCCTATCGCACCGTCGCCATCGCCTGGCGCGCCAGCTTCCCACGGCCCAAAGCGATCGAAATGCTGAGCGACTCGATCCGCCTGTGCTCGGTCAGCCAGCCGCATTGA
- the phoB gene encoding phosphate regulon transcriptional regulator PhoB encodes MAGKTILIVDDEAPIREMIAVALEMAGYECLEAENAQQAHASIIDSKPDLILLDWMLPGTTGIELARRLKRDDMTADIPIIMLTAKGEEDNKIQGLEVGADDYITKPFSPRELVARLKAVLRRAGPADSEAPIEVSGLHLDPVSHRVTIDDKPAEMGPTEYRLLQFFMTHQERAYTRGQLLDQVWGGNVYVEERTVDVHIRRLRKALGSNYEHLVQTVRGTGYRFSTKA; translated from the coding sequence ATGGCAGGCAAAACCATTCTGATCGTCGATGATGAAGCCCCGATCCGGGAGATGATTGCTGTAGCGCTGGAAATGGCCGGCTATGAGTGCCTCGAGGCCGAAAACGCCCAGCAGGCCCATGCCAGCATCATTGACAGCAAGCCGGACCTGATCCTGCTCGACTGGATGCTGCCCGGCACCACCGGCATCGAACTGGCCCGGCGCCTGAAGCGCGATGACATGACAGCCGACATTCCGATCATCATGCTCACCGCCAAGGGCGAAGAGGACAACAAGATCCAGGGCCTGGAAGTCGGCGCCGACGACTACATCACCAAACCCTTTTCACCGCGCGAACTGGTCGCCCGGCTCAAGGCGGTATTGCGCCGCGCCGGCCCGGCTGACAGCGAAGCGCCGATCGAAGTTTCCGGCCTGCACCTGGACCCGGTCAGTCACCGGGTGACCATTGATGACAAGCCAGCGGAAATGGGTCCGACCGAATACCGCCTGCTGCAGTTCTTCATGACTCACCAGGAGCGCGCCTATACTCGCGGACAATTGCTTGATCAGGTCTGGGGTGGCAATGTCTATGTCGAAGAGCGCACCGTAGACGTGCATATCCGCCGGCTACGCAAGGCCCTGGGCAGCAATTACGAGCATCTGGTGCAGACCGTGCGCGGTACTGGTTATCGGTTCTCCACCAAGGCCTGA
- a CDS encoding rubredoxin has protein sequence MKKWQCIVCGFIYDEAEGWPDEGVAPGTRWEDVPADWQCPDCGVGKEDFEMIEIG, from the coding sequence ATGAAAAAGTGGCAATGTATCGTCTGTGGCTTCATCTATGACGAGGCCGAAGGCTGGCCCGACGAGGGGGTCGCTCCGGGTACCCGCTGGGAAGATGTGCCTGCCGACTGGCAGTGCCCGGACTGTGGGGTAGGCAAGGAAGATTTCGAGATGATCGAGATTGGTTGA
- the phoR gene encoding phosphate regulon sensor histidine kinase PhoR produces MGNNWFTAVLNRLFWLMLLCLVAGLILDAVAWTLVAGLTLYLFWILRQMFRFHHWLRTRPNDPPPEAKGVWGEIFDSIYHMQRRDSRMRARLQAVIDRIQASTAALSDAVVMIDPDGHLEWWNHAAEQLLGLRAPDDSGQHVTNLIRDPRFVAYFDQDSYKEPLDIPSPIDINSWLQYAITRYGRGDRLMVVRDVTRMHNLEQMRKDFVANVSHELRTPLTVVVGYLETLLDAEDSINPRWKRALQQMQQQARRMQTLLNDLLLLARLETSDTVDDEKPVAVDLLLLGIRQDAQALSAERNHHISLEASSQLRLRGIEGELRSAFSNLVFNAVKYTPDEGEIQIRWWQDERGAHLSVSDNGVGIAPQHINRLTERFYRVDSSRNSSTGGTGLGLAIVKHVLLRHDGKLEITSTPGKGSTFTCHFPSGRIV; encoded by the coding sequence TTGGGTAACAACTGGTTCACAGCGGTACTGAACAGGCTGTTCTGGCTGATGCTGCTGTGCCTGGTGGCCGGGCTGATCCTCGACGCAGTGGCCTGGACCCTGGTCGCCGGCCTCACCCTTTATCTGTTCTGGATCCTGCGTCAGATGTTCCGCTTCCACCACTGGCTGCGGACCCGCCCCAATGACCCACCTCCGGAAGCCAAGGGCGTCTGGGGTGAAATCTTCGACAGCATCTATCATATGCAGCGCCGGGACAGCCGCATGCGAGCCCGCCTGCAAGCGGTGATCGACCGCATCCAGGCCTCGACTGCGGCGCTCAGCGATGCGGTGGTGATGATCGACCCGGACGGCCACCTGGAATGGTGGAACCACGCTGCAGAACAGTTGCTGGGGCTGCGTGCTCCGGATGATAGCGGCCAGCACGTCACCAACCTGATTCGTGACCCGCGCTTTGTGGCCTACTTTGACCAGGACAGCTACAAGGAACCGCTCGACATCCCCTCGCCGATCGACATCAATAGCTGGCTGCAGTACGCCATCACCCGCTATGGCCGTGGCGACCGCCTGATGGTGGTGCGCGATGTCACGCGCATGCACAACCTCGAACAGATGCGCAAAGACTTCGTCGCCAACGTCTCCCATGAACTGCGCACCCCGCTGACCGTGGTAGTCGGCTATCTGGAAACCCTGCTTGACGCCGAAGACTCGATCAATCCGCGCTGGAAGCGAGCCTTGCAACAGATGCAGCAACAGGCCCGGCGCATGCAGACCCTGCTCAACGACCTGCTGTTACTGGCCCGGCTGGAAACCTCGGATACTGTCGACGATGAAAAACCAGTGGCGGTCGACCTGCTGCTGCTCGGCATTCGCCAGGACGCCCAGGCCCTGTCGGCCGAACGCAACCACCACATCAGCCTGGAAGCCAGCAGCCAACTGCGACTACGCGGTATCGAAGGCGAGCTGCGTAGCGCCTTCTCCAATCTGGTGTTCAATGCAGTGAAGTACACCCCGGACGAGGGTGAGATCCAGATTCGCTGGTGGCAGGATGAGCGCGGTGCTCACCTGAGCGTCAGTGACAATGGCGTAGGTATCGCCCCGCAACACATCAACCGGCTGACCGAGCGTTTCTACCGGGTAGACTCCAGCCGCAACAGCAGTACCGGCGGCACCGGGTTGGGGCTGGCGATCGTCAAGCACGTGCTATTGCGCCACGACGGCAAGCTGGAAATCACCAGCACTCCGGGCAAAGGCAGCACCTTCACCTGCCATTTTCCCAGCGGACGGATAGTCTGA
- a CDS encoding chorismate--pyruvate lyase family protein produces MTVPDWFPAAQHPDAPAGALLDWLCGQGSLTQRLTAAGPNDFRVELLWQGIQTGRSDELQAFGLASGEPLWVREVLLHTAGAPRVFARSVAPLQTLREARVDLNSLGTRSLGELLFSDPEIQRGPIQISRYPAAWLPARVRAEQLWARRSSFGRGGQSRLLVCEVFLTGWPPAGQPHAMETSPC; encoded by the coding sequence GTGACAGTACCCGACTGGTTTCCCGCCGCTCAACACCCCGATGCACCTGCCGGTGCCCTGCTCGACTGGCTATGTGGTCAGGGCTCGCTGACTCAGCGTCTGACTGCCGCCGGACCCAACGACTTCCGGGTTGAGCTGCTCTGGCAGGGCATCCAGACCGGTCGGAGCGATGAACTGCAGGCCTTCGGTCTGGCCAGCGGTGAACCGCTGTGGGTCCGCGAGGTGCTGTTGCATACCGCCGGCGCACCGCGAGTCTTTGCCCGCAGTGTTGCCCCCCTGCAGACTCTGCGCGAAGCTCGGGTCGATCTCAACAGCCTGGGCACGCGCAGCCTTGGCGAGCTGCTGTTCAGTGACCCGGAGATCCAGCGCGGTCCGATTCAGATCAGCCGCTACCCCGCCGCCTGGCTGCCAGCCCGGGTCCGTGCCGAGCAGCTCTGGGCCCGGCGCTCAAGCTTTGGTCGTGGCGGCCAGTCGCGACTGCTGGTCTGCGAAGTGTTCCTGACCGGCTGGCCTCCGGCCGGCCAACCCCATGCCATGGAGACCTCCCCGTGCTAG
- a CDS encoding NAD(P)/FAD-dependent oxidoreductase, with amino-acid sequence MSTTAPLVIVGTGLAGYNLAKEFRKLDAERPLMLISADDGRFYSKPLLSTGFAKGKQADELAMQDAASMAGQLQAEILTQTRVERIDPQQRRLWLAGHELEYSDLVLACGASPRQLPWARDLGERLLSINDLQDYARFRQALEGRKRVLIIGAGLIGCEFANDLVLAGFEVSVLASDPYLMPGLIPEPVAEPIQASLEALGVRFYLNQNIAQMLLSSSGLQVRLENGQVLEADQGLSAIGLQANTRLAAEAGLAVNRGIVVDRQLRSSDPHVFALGDCAEVSGLNLMYVMPLMAGARTLAQVLAGQTAQLSYGPMPVTVKTPACPLVVAPPVTASAGAWTFSGEGPDRRALFHAPDGLLHGYALTAGALPERLQLNRQLPPWL; translated from the coding sequence GTGTCCACAACCGCACCGCTGGTAATCGTCGGGACCGGCCTGGCCGGCTATAACCTGGCCAAGGAGTTCCGCAAACTGGATGCTGAGCGCCCGCTTATGTTGATCAGCGCCGATGATGGGCGCTTTTACTCCAAGCCGTTGCTGTCTACCGGATTTGCCAAGGGCAAGCAGGCTGATGAATTGGCGATGCAGGATGCTGCCAGCATGGCTGGGCAACTGCAGGCCGAGATTCTCACCCAGACCCGGGTCGAGCGGATTGATCCGCAACAGCGCCGCCTGTGGCTGGCCGGGCACGAGCTTGAATACAGCGATCTGGTACTGGCCTGTGGTGCTTCGCCCCGGCAGTTGCCCTGGGCCCGGGATCTGGGGGAGCGATTGCTGTCGATCAACGACCTGCAAGACTACGCCCGTTTCCGCCAGGCTTTGGAGGGGCGCAAGCGAGTCCTGATCATCGGTGCCGGACTGATCGGCTGCGAGTTTGCCAATGATCTGGTGCTGGCCGGTTTCGAGGTCAGCGTGCTGGCCAGCGATCCTTACCTGATGCCCGGGTTGATTCCCGAACCAGTGGCCGAACCGATCCAGGCCAGCCTCGAAGCGCTGGGTGTGCGCTTCTATCTGAATCAGAACATTGCCCAGATGCTGTTGAGTTCGTCTGGGTTGCAGGTGCGACTGGAAAATGGGCAGGTGCTGGAGGCCGACCAGGGGCTGTCGGCCATCGGCTTGCAGGCCAATACCCGGCTGGCAGCGGAGGCGGGGCTGGCGGTCAACCGCGGCATTGTGGTTGACCGTCAGTTGCGCAGTTCTGATCCCCATGTGTTTGCGCTGGGCGACTGCGCCGAGGTTAGCGGGCTCAATCTGATGTATGTCATGCCGCTGATGGCCGGGGCCCGAACCCTGGCGCAAGTGTTGGCCGGCCAGACTGCGCAGCTGAGTTACGGACCAATGCCGGTGACGGTCAAGACTCCGGCCTGTCCGCTGGTAGTTGCCCCACCGGTGACCGCCAGTGCCGGTGCCTGGACCTTCAGTGGTGAGGGCCCGGATCGACGAGCGCTGTTTCATGCGCCGGATGGGCTGCTACACGGTTATGCCCTGACGGCCGGGGCATTGCCGGAGCGGTTGCAGTTGAATCGGCAGTTGCCGCCCTGGTTGTAG
- the recG gene encoding ATP-dependent DNA helicase RecG yields the protein MSQTPITPLTALKGVGPALAEKLEKLGLRNVQDVLFHLPLRYQDRTRITPIGALRPGTDAVIEGVVLGADVVMGRRRSLLCRLQDGSGTLSLRFYHFSAALKASLSRGSRWRCYGEVRPGASGLEIYHPEMQKLDEHSTAPVAVTLTPIYPSTEGLSQLRLRSLSEAALAWLDQGHALDDLLPPELAEQHHLPALREAVRTLHRPPPDVDLEALHEGRHWAQHRLAFEELLAHQLAMLRLRAQIRAHRAPAMQASGELAAQFCRQLGFPLTSAQQRVSLEVSRDLAQAKPMLRLVQGDVGAGKTVVAALAALHALEAGWQVALMAPTEILAEQHFNNFQRWFSALGISVAWLAGKLKGKARANQLQMIASGEAAMVVGTHALFQDEVQFHNLGLAIIDEQHRFGVQQRLALRDKGSAGQFSPHQLIMTATPIPRTLAMSAYADLDTSILDELPPGRTPINTVLIADSRREQVIERVRAGCAEGRQAYWVCTLIEESEQLQAQAAEATWQALCESLPELSIGLVHGRMKATDKAEIMNAFKMGDLHLLVATTVIEVGVDVPNASLMIIENPERLGLAQLHQLRGRVGRGSTASHCVLLYHAPLSALGRERLGIMRESADGFVIAEKDLALRGPGEVLGTRQTGLVQFRVADLVRDADLLPQVQQAAKLLAQRYPGQAAALIDRWLAQGQQFAQV from the coding sequence TTGAGTCAGACACCGATCACCCCGCTGACCGCGCTCAAGGGCGTAGGGCCGGCGCTGGCCGAAAAGCTCGAAAAACTCGGCCTGCGCAACGTTCAGGATGTGTTGTTCCATCTGCCGCTGCGCTACCAGGACCGGACCCGGATTACTCCGATTGGCGCCCTGCGGCCCGGCACCGATGCAGTGATCGAGGGCGTGGTGCTCGGCGCCGATGTGGTCATGGGCCGACGCCGCAGCCTGTTGTGCCGGCTACAGGATGGCAGCGGCACACTGAGCCTGCGCTTCTACCACTTCTCCGCTGCACTCAAGGCCAGCCTCAGCCGCGGCAGCCGCTGGCGCTGTTATGGCGAAGTGCGGCCCGGCGCCTCCGGGCTGGAAATCTACCACCCGGAAATGCAGAAGCTCGACGAGCACAGCACCGCGCCAGTGGCCGTAACCCTGACCCCGATCTACCCAAGCACCGAAGGGTTGTCGCAACTGCGCCTGCGCAGCCTCAGCGAAGCCGCACTGGCCTGGCTGGATCAGGGCCATGCACTGGACGACCTGCTGCCGCCCGAACTGGCTGAGCAACATCACTTGCCGGCGCTGCGCGAAGCCGTGCGCACCCTGCATCGACCACCACCGGATGTCGATCTGGAGGCCCTGCACGAAGGCCGCCACTGGGCCCAGCACCGACTGGCGTTCGAAGAGTTGCTAGCCCATCAGTTGGCCATGCTGCGGCTGCGCGCGCAGATCCGTGCCCACCGGGCTCCGGCCATGCAGGCCAGCGGCGAGCTGGCCGCGCAATTCTGTCGCCAGTTAGGTTTTCCGTTGACCAGCGCCCAGCAGCGGGTCAGCCTTGAGGTCAGCCGTGATCTGGCCCAGGCCAAACCTATGCTGCGCCTAGTACAAGGCGACGTCGGTGCCGGCAAGACCGTGGTCGCCGCCCTCGCCGCCCTGCATGCACTGGAAGCTGGTTGGCAGGTGGCGTTGATGGCACCGACCGAGATTCTGGCTGAACAGCACTTCAACAATTTCCAGCGCTGGTTCTCGGCCCTGGGCATTTCCGTGGCTTGGCTGGCTGGCAAACTCAAGGGCAAGGCCCGGGCCAACCAGTTGCAGATGATCGCCAGCGGTGAAGCGGCGATGGTGGTCGGTACCCATGCGCTGTTCCAGGATGAGGTGCAATTCCACAATCTGGGTCTGGCCATCATCGATGAACAGCACCGTTTCGGCGTCCAGCAGCGCCTGGCCCTGCGCGACAAGGGCAGTGCCGGGCAATTCTCACCCCACCAGTTGATCATGACTGCCACCCCGATCCCTCGGACGCTGGCGATGAGCGCCTACGCCGACCTGGATACCTCGATCCTCGACGAACTGCCTCCCGGACGCACGCCGATCAACACCGTGCTGATCGCCGACAGCCGCCGCGAACAGGTCATCGAGCGGGTCCGCGCCGGCTGCGCCGAAGGCCGTCAGGCCTACTGGGTCTGCACCCTGATCGAAGAGTCCGAGCAGCTTCAGGCCCAGGCCGCCGAGGCTACCTGGCAAGCGTTGTGCGAAAGCCTGCCAGAACTGTCGATCGGGCTGGTTCACGGGCGCATGAAGGCCACCGACAAGGCCGAAATCATGAACGCTTTCAAAATGGGTGACCTGCATCTGCTGGTGGCTACCACGGTGATCGAAGTCGGGGTCGATGTACCCAACGCCAGTCTGATGATCATCGAAAACCCCGAGCGCCTGGGTCTGGCCCAACTGCATCAGTTACGGGGTCGGGTCGGTCGCGGCAGCACCGCCAGCCACTGCGTACTGCTCTACCATGCGCCACTTTCGGCACTGGGCCGCGAACGCCTGGGGATCATGCGTGAAAGCGCCGATGGCTTCGTGATTGCGGAAAAGGATCTGGCCCTGCGCGGCCCTGGCGAAGTGCTCGGTACCCGACAGACCGGGCTGGTGCAGTTCCGGGTCGCCGATCTGGTGCGCGATGCCGACCTGCTGCCCCAGGTCCAGCAGGCCGCCAAGCTGTTGGCCCAGCGGTATCCAGGGCAGGCTGCGGCACTGATCGACCGCTGGTTGGCTCAAGGCCAGCAGTTTGCACAGGTTTAG
- a CDS encoding response regulator, whose protein sequence is MAKVSVLVVDDAPFIRDLVKKALRSHFPGLQIEEATNGRKAQQVLSRSSFDLVLCDWEMPEMSGLELLQWFRGQPEMAKVPFVMVTSRGDKENVVQAIQAGVSDYIGKPFSNEQLVGKVKKALQRSGKLAALQARPATPSVGTAQDSISALTGGRPAASPPSSAAAKPAPKAVTPTVSPSPAAASSAQNVRGQAQLRLADQQQACVIKTLSLRDALVVVRRAERLPQVFESVVLDLEQDSDQSVARINAYVHAVAALEPKLDCEWVKVTLKFVDQDQDKLSYLSRLIASGTAQQHYSPGA, encoded by the coding sequence ATGGCGAAAGTGTCAGTCCTGGTGGTGGACGACGCCCCCTTCATTCGCGACTTGGTCAAGAAGGCCTTGCGCAGTCATTTTCCTGGCTTGCAGATTGAGGAGGCGACCAATGGTCGCAAGGCTCAGCAGGTATTGAGCCGCAGCAGCTTCGATCTGGTGTTGTGCGACTGGGAAATGCCGGAAATGAGCGGTCTGGAGCTGTTGCAATGGTTTCGTGGCCAGCCGGAAATGGCCAAGGTGCCGTTTGTTATGGTGACCAGCCGCGGCGACAAGGAAAATGTGGTTCAGGCCATTCAGGCCGGGGTCAGCGACTATATCGGCAAACCCTTCAGCAATGAGCAACTGGTCGGCAAGGTCAAGAAGGCCCTGCAGCGCTCAGGCAAGCTGGCGGCATTGCAGGCGCGACCGGCTACACCCAGTGTCGGCACTGCCCAGGACAGCATCAGTGCCTTGACCGGTGGTCGCCCGGCGGCATCGCCCCCCTCCAGTGCGGCAGCCAAGCCAGCACCCAAGGCTGTTACTCCCACCGTCTCGCCCAGCCCCGCTGCGGCCAGCAGCGCCCAGAACGTGCGCGGCCAGGCGCAACTGCGCCTGGCTGATCAGCAGCAGGCTTGCGTGATCAAGACTCTGAGCCTGCGCGATGCGCTGGTAGTGGTGCGCCGTGCTGAACGCTTACCGCAGGTGTTTGAAAGTGTCGTGCTGGATCTGGAACAGGACAGCGACCAGAGCGTGGCGCGGATCAACGCTTATGTACATGCGGTGGCGGCGCTGGAACCCAAGCTCGACTGCGAATGGGTCAAGGTGACGCTGAAGTTCGTCGATCAGGATCAGGACAAGCTCAGCTATCTGTCCCGGCTGATTGCCTCAGGCACGGCTCAGCAGCATTACTCGCCCGGGGCCTGA
- a CDS encoding HU family DNA-binding protein: MRKPDLAAAIADKADLSKDQANRVLNAILDEITQALSKKDTVTLVGFGTFLQRHRGARTGKNPQTGAPVKIKASNTVSFKPGKSLKDAVN; the protein is encoded by the coding sequence ATGCGTAAACCGGATCTCGCAGCGGCTATTGCCGACAAGGCTGACCTGAGCAAGGACCAGGCCAACCGAGTACTCAACGCAATTCTCGATGAAATCACCCAGGCTCTGAGTAAAAAGGACACGGTAACCCTGGTTGGTTTCGGTACTTTCCTTCAGCGTCATCGCGGCGCTCGTACCGGCAAGAATCCCCAGACCGGAGCCCCGGTCAAGATCAAGGCCAGCAACACCGTCTCCTTCAAGCCAGGCAAGAGCCTGAAAGACGCCGTTAATTGA